From one Rhodamnia argentea isolate NSW1041297 chromosome 1, ASM2092103v1, whole genome shotgun sequence genomic stretch:
- the LOC115753800 gene encoding transcription factor bHLH18-like isoform X1 — protein sequence MEILSPRIFPDVILLPMVEDAAYFHHHHQQQLNSSFSLDDEFDLFHPYFPSHPYCSSSPSNPLSHINPEVMPGFAVRSAGTPQGLTERPRKQLKTESQNSPHATEMAISPRCESSLHAPSPSRSPDSRLISFGNPDSSPAKSNPFYGTYEIQDCEDRQMKSAGTTSRTPVRSQDHVLAERKRREKLSGCFIALSALIPNLKKMDKATVLEDAIEYLKELQQRVKTLEEEVAVKTVESVVVVKKSQLTPDEDTRSSSNESSCSQIHQQLSLLEIEARVSGKCVLIKIHCEKRNGFTSKITGEIEKLNLAVVNSCVLSFGSSMLDVTILAQMDVGFSLKMGDLERNLRQALLDLI from the exons ATGGAGATCTTATCGCCGAGGATATTTCCCGATGTAATACTCCTTCCG ATGGTTGAAGATGCAGCTtatttccatcatcatcatcagcagcaacTCAATTCCTCCTTCTCACTTGATGATGAGTTTGATCTGTTCCATCCATATTTTCCTTCACATCCCTACTGCAGCTCGTCTCCATCCAATCCACTCTCTCATATTAACCCCGAGGTGATGCCTGGTTTTGCTGTGCGATCCGCGGGAACTCCTCAAGGGCTCACCGAGAGGCCCCGGAAACAGCTCAAGACCGAGAGCCAGAACTCTCCCCATGCGACAGAGATGGCAATATCACCGCGTTGTGAGTCATCCCTTCATGCTCCGTCCCCGTCTCGGTCTCCTGACTCACGCTTGATATCATTCGGGAACCCCGATTCGTCTCCTGCCAAATCCAATCCGTTCTACG GTACTTATGAAATCCAAGATTGTGAGGATCGACAGATGAAAAGCGCCGGCACGACAAGCAGAACGCCGGTACGCTCACAAGATCACGTGCTAGCCGAGAGAAAGCGCCGCGAGAAGCTCAGCGGGTGTTTCATCGCGCTCTCAGCCCTCATTCCAAATCTTAAGAAG ATGGACAAGGCTACCGTCCTTGAGGACGCCATCGAGTACTTGAAAGAGCTTCAACAACGCGTCAAGACGCTCGAGGAGGAGGTGGCAGTGAAGACTGTGGAGTCGGTCGTCGTCGTGAAGAAGTCCCAACTCACCCCGGACGAGGACACGCGCTCTTCGTCCAATGAGAGCTCTTGCAGCCAAATCCACCAGCAGCTCTCGCTCCTAGAAATCGAGGCACGAGTCTCTGGGAAGTGCGTCCTCATCAAAATTCACTGCGAAAAACGCAATGGGTTCACATCGAAAATAACGGGcgaaatagagaaattgaacCTAGCTGTCGTGAACAGTTGTGTTCTATCCTTTGGGAGTTCCATGCTGGATGTTACCATCCTAGCTCAG ATGGACGTGGGATTCAGCTTGAAAATGGGGGATCTCGAGAGGAATCTGCGTCAAGCTCTTCTGGATCTCATCTGA
- the LOC115753800 gene encoding transcription factor bHLH18-like isoform X2, which produces MEILSPRIFPDMVEDAAYFHHHHQQQLNSSFSLDDEFDLFHPYFPSHPYCSSSPSNPLSHINPEVMPGFAVRSAGTPQGLTERPRKQLKTESQNSPHATEMAISPRCESSLHAPSPSRSPDSRLISFGNPDSSPAKSNPFYGTYEIQDCEDRQMKSAGTTSRTPVRSQDHVLAERKRREKLSGCFIALSALIPNLKKMDKATVLEDAIEYLKELQQRVKTLEEEVAVKTVESVVVVKKSQLTPDEDTRSSSNESSCSQIHQQLSLLEIEARVSGKCVLIKIHCEKRNGFTSKITGEIEKLNLAVVNSCVLSFGSSMLDVTILAQMDVGFSLKMGDLERNLRQALLDLI; this is translated from the exons ATGGAGATCTTATCGCCGAGGATATTTCCCGAT ATGGTTGAAGATGCAGCTtatttccatcatcatcatcagcagcaacTCAATTCCTCCTTCTCACTTGATGATGAGTTTGATCTGTTCCATCCATATTTTCCTTCACATCCCTACTGCAGCTCGTCTCCATCCAATCCACTCTCTCATATTAACCCCGAGGTGATGCCTGGTTTTGCTGTGCGATCCGCGGGAACTCCTCAAGGGCTCACCGAGAGGCCCCGGAAACAGCTCAAGACCGAGAGCCAGAACTCTCCCCATGCGACAGAGATGGCAATATCACCGCGTTGTGAGTCATCCCTTCATGCTCCGTCCCCGTCTCGGTCTCCTGACTCACGCTTGATATCATTCGGGAACCCCGATTCGTCTCCTGCCAAATCCAATCCGTTCTACG GTACTTATGAAATCCAAGATTGTGAGGATCGACAGATGAAAAGCGCCGGCACGACAAGCAGAACGCCGGTACGCTCACAAGATCACGTGCTAGCCGAGAGAAAGCGCCGCGAGAAGCTCAGCGGGTGTTTCATCGCGCTCTCAGCCCTCATTCCAAATCTTAAGAAG ATGGACAAGGCTACCGTCCTTGAGGACGCCATCGAGTACTTGAAAGAGCTTCAACAACGCGTCAAGACGCTCGAGGAGGAGGTGGCAGTGAAGACTGTGGAGTCGGTCGTCGTCGTGAAGAAGTCCCAACTCACCCCGGACGAGGACACGCGCTCTTCGTCCAATGAGAGCTCTTGCAGCCAAATCCACCAGCAGCTCTCGCTCCTAGAAATCGAGGCACGAGTCTCTGGGAAGTGCGTCCTCATCAAAATTCACTGCGAAAAACGCAATGGGTTCACATCGAAAATAACGGGcgaaatagagaaattgaacCTAGCTGTCGTGAACAGTTGTGTTCTATCCTTTGGGAGTTCCATGCTGGATGTTACCATCCTAGCTCAG ATGGACGTGGGATTCAGCTTGAAAATGGGGGATCTCGAGAGGAATCTGCGTCAAGCTCTTCTGGATCTCATCTGA